ATGTGATGTTTTCAGCGGAAGCTAATGATCTCGATGTATCTTCATCaaagaccttggtagatgatggtcttgctttgttgtccttcttctgttgactttcaaagGCTTGCTATCTGAGcccttgtaaagcatcttctcttttcttttggaCTCTgattcatcataaccagtttgtataACTATCTCCAaccactcttgtgacccaagaaatgccttcaatctgtgCACCTGCAAACTATGCATAGTTGTCTTTTGGTCAGCTTTTGGAATGAGGtggtatgtgtaccttctgtagtcatttctgctcttttaatgactatatcacccTCGGAGCCGACTTTGGCCAAACGGACATGTAGATCCGAtcccggaatggtccaaatagtagaaAGGGAAAAGAACCTGCTCTGACTTTTTGAAATCGGGTCAAAATGGGTGAATACcggtcaaaaaaaaaacccaattctgtacggcgggcggttcctgggtttgaaccgggaatattaaTGTGGAATATTTCTGGGAATATTCCTTCGGCTCGGCTGAGCTGGAACGCGGCTCGCAGCTCGCGCGAGGTACGCTCGGCTGGACTCCCTTATGGCTCGGGCTGGACCGGCTTTATTGGCTCGGCTAGGACTCGGCGTATACCGCTCGGCTCGGACctcaaatatggcgcgcgtgtggctcagtcgtctttcaaacctcggggcgcgtgggatgcgcgtggcgatctggctgaatattcaggaggcgcgtgtgggctacccCAAACTCCGATTTGCTGATTTTGCGGGGGCaagtgagttcgtcttgatgagctctacactttgaatgatcaaaacttgtttttgacaattttgaaaattcggatatacccaaaactcttctgttttccgatgaacggggctctgataccaattgttggtgggaggagccactggtggtggctttgaaacactcagagggatAAAAACACActttttattacacaaaaccgaagcttacaaatcaacacaaaagcttaacaattacacgccctctctctctctttctctttctagtgttcctctcaattctctccacacatataacataagctaggcactctatttatacataaattcagaatacaaaaatctactgttccaggtgtgaaggcggctgttgaccgcggtgtgaaggcggctggcggctacggctgtggctggcggctggtcgtgGTCGGgctggctggtggctggttgccttcccttgactggaaccttctggattgagtttaatagtCAACAAAAATACAGTAAAAAAGACAACTTTGGGGCCCTTGTTGTGcacagttttgtttttcatgagaGCAGAACAAGCCTCCAAACCAGTAGCATtgccacacaggttggtgttgTTGCGAATTGCTTCAAATGGTGCCTCGCGAAAGGCTTTGATGTCAGGAATGGGACCCTCTAACTTGTTAAAGGATACATCCACTTCAGTGAGGCCTGACAGTCTACTAAAACTGGCCGGAATGAGACCAGACAACATATTATGGGAGAGGTTTAATACCTCTAGCCGCTGCAGCTGTCCAAGCTCCGGTGCTATACCTCCCATCAAGGAATTCCAACTGAGATCAAGACTTTGAAGAGACTGTAAAGACCCCATCTCAGCAGGAATAATCCATGCGAAGCTATTCTTGCTCATTATCAAGAATATCAGTTTTGAGCACTTGCCAAGCTGTTTAAGAATTGTTGCGCTAAAATTGTTCGCTGCCCAGGCCAAAGCCTTTTCGAGATCAGATAGCGATGCTACATCGAAAGGAATATCACCTGATAGTTTGTTATCGTTGAGTTCAAGTtcaataaactttaaaatttccCAATTCTTTTGGAATTCTCCCAATAGATGATTTGACGACAGGTCAAGAGCTTGTAGATGAgttgccccccccccccctttccAAGAGCTTGCTGGTATTTCTCCAGAAATCTTGTTTCCAGAAACCTTGAAGGTTGTCAGATTGTTAAACTGCTTCCCATTTCAATGAAAATTTCACCATGCAATTCATTATCACTTCAAATCCATGTAGTACACATGAGGATGTGTGCCAAAAGCTTCAGAAATGTTTCCACTAAGTTGGTTTCTCTCAAGTCTGAGTCTCAACAAGCTGCTGCATATTTCTCAAGCTTTTTGGGATATGTCCCGTGAAATAATTGTCCAACGCAACAAAATGTGAAAGTAAATCCACCAAGACACACATCTCGTGGTAGATTTCAGACAATCTATTTAGAATATATATGTAACCAATACAAATGTGTAAGGTTGTTCATTTCTGGAGGAATAGGACCAGAAAGGTTGTTTTTCGCAAGGTGAAGTTCAGATAAGCTTCTTAAATTGCCTAGAGATGCTGGTATTGTACCAGTTAGATTATTAGATGACAAATCTAAAGTGGTTAGGTTTCCTAAGTTTCCTAAAGATGCTGGTATTGCACCAGTTAGATAATTAGATGACAAAAGTAAACTGGTAAGAGATCTTATGTTTCCTATGAAAGCAAGGATTGGACCTTCAAAATTATTTCTGGACAAGTGAAGGGTAGATATCTGTTCAAGCATTCCTACTTCCCTAGGTATGAAACCAGAGAGTTCGTTGCCGTGAAGGAAAAGATACGTCAAGTTCCTTAAGTTTTCTATGGACGTAGGAAGAGCACCACTAAGGTTGTTATCTCACAAATCAAGCAAATAAAGAGATACCAATTTTCCAACTTCTGGTGGTATGTTGCCAGAAGTGCTATGAAAAGAATGATATCTTTTGTATTGTGTTACAGAGTAAACAAAGGTTACAATTTATACTAATGGCTTGATACAAAGAGCCTACATTAAAGCCTACGATCAGACCTAATTATCACAGAATAAGGAAACAAATAAGTGAAGATTCAATTACAGTATTTGACAGACTTGATTTCCTATTATGTGATTGATTTCCTATGCTGTGCTTGGTTTCCTTTAACACTCCTCCTCAAGTTGGAGTGTATGTTAATTACACCCAACTTGCTAAGTAAGGTCTCAAACTGTGTGGAGCTTAATGGTTTAGTAAACAAGTCAGCCGGTTGGTTTGTAGTCCGTATGTAGGCTGTTTGAATCATTCCTGCTTGAAATTTTCTCACGTATCAAATGACAGTCTATTTTCTATGTGCCTTGGTTCGCTCATGAAAAGACTAGATTCGATGCTATGTGCATTGTTGCTTGGTTATCACAAAATAGGTTACCGGGTTGTGTGTGATTTATCTGGCAAGtccttcaaaataatttttcagcTAATGTAATTTCGCAGCATGTAGTAGCCATGGAAGCGATATTTCCTCCTGCACTTGAACGTGAAATATTGTTGTCTGTTTCTTGGCTCATCCATGAAACTGGTGCTTCTCCAAGTAAAATGCAGTAAAACCAGTAATTGATCTTCTTGTGTTTACAAACGAGCCCAATGCAGCAATCACAAAATGCTCGTAACTGAAGTGAACCTGTGGACGGCAAGCAGGATGCCTTGCCCAGGtgtttgtttgatatatttgagCACTTTATAAGCTGCATCCAGGTGTGGTTGGCGGGGCTTATCCATGAACTGACTAAGGATGTGCACAGCATATGTCAAGTCTGTCTAGTTATTGTAAGATAGAGTTAATCTGCCAACTAACCTCCTTGTATGTTGATCCATCTTCCAAAAAGCTTTCCATCGGATTGTGGTTTAGAGACACATTTTGCTCCAAAGGAAACCGAGATGGCTTGACACCCCAAAAACCCCGCATCATCCAAAATCTCGAAGTGCATATTTTCTCTGTGACAAACTAATGCCATGTCGTGATCTGGCAACCTCGAATGCCAAGGAAGTATTTAAGTTGCCCAAGTCCTTAAGTTTGAATTGTTTTGGACAAAGAAGAGTTTGTGTGTTCTCTATGTCCTGCAAATTATTCCCAGCTAATATCACATCATCAACATATATCAGTAATGCTAGAAAGTTACCATGCTGGCTTCGGACGAACAAGGAATAATCAGATAGGGACTGATGGAATCCTGCAGCCTTGAGTGCACCGGACAGTTTGATAAACCACTGTCTAGAGGCTTGTTTTAAGCCATACAGGGATTTATGAAGTTTGCAAACGCGTGTCTCCCCCTTTCGTCTGAAGCCAGGAGGCAAATTCATGTAGACGTCCTCATCTAAGTCACCATGCAAGAATGCATTGTTGACATCAAGCTGATGTAAATGCCAACCACGCAAAGCTGCCAACACTAAGTAAGAGGCGGACAGTGACCATCTTGGCTACGGGAGCAAAGGTTTCCTGATAATCAACACCTGCAACTTGGTTGTAGCCCTTGGCCACCAGTCATGCCTTATAGCGTTCCACTGTCCCATCAGCTTTCAACTTGATTTTGTATACCCATTTGCAGCCGATTGGCCGTTTGTGGGATGGTAAAGGTACCAAACTCCAAGTCCCAGTGGCCTGTAAAGCAGATATCTCATGGTGCATGGCCTCACACCACTGAGGATGTTGAGCAGCCTGTGAAAAACTGGTAGGTTCTTTGAGGAGAGTGAGTTGAGCAGTATAAGCTTTGTGATGGGGAGAAAGGTGAGTGTAAGATAAATAGGCAGAGAGGGGATAAGCAGTACCTGAAGTGTGAACCATGTTCGTGGATGATGTCGGGTCAGGCCTTGAAGGGAGAGTCATGGCGAGATGGAAATCCTGCAAGTAAGAAGGAGTGGTGATAGAACGACTGCCACGACGAAGAGTAGGAATGGGCACAGGTGAGGAGGTGTTCAGTATGGGAGAAAAATCGGGTAGTGGACTATCAGTAGGACTGGCTGAATGTGGGGACTCTGTGAGAGGAGCTAGAGGAGTGGATGAGGTGGTGGATGGATGGGTCTGGGAATTGGGTGAGCTAGGAAAGGTAGGATTGGGAAGCAGAGAAGGGGGTTCAAAGTGTATGAAAGGTATGGGTGGAGTGGGAGTGGGCGTGAGAGGTGATAATGATGGGGTATTGGTATGTGATGCAGATGTAATAAAGGGAAATATAGATTCAAAGAAGACGACATCCCTAGAGACAAGTGTTCGTTGTGTAGCTAGATCAAAAACTCTATACCCCTTTTTCCCATAAGGATAGCCAAGAAAAATACACCGAGATGCTCGAGGATCAAATTTTGAGCGATTTTGGGCATGGGTGgaaacaaaacataagcaacCAAATACTCGTAAGTGCGAGTTAATTGGGAACTTTTGTGTTGAAGAGTTTTTTCATATGGTGTTTTTCCATGGAGAATGGGGGTTGGTGTTCGATTTATGAGATAAGCGGAAGCAAGAATAGCGTCACCCCAAAATTGGTGAGGAAGGCCGGCTTGAAGAAGTAAAGCACGTGCCATATTTAACAAATGCCTATGTTTGCGTTCGGCATAACGACTTTTGTTGTGGAGTATTAATGCAACtggtttgatgaataatacCTTTGTGAGCGTAAAAGCTGTCAAGTTTGAATTCAAGACCATTATCACTACGAATCATTTTGACTTTGGAATCAAATTGGTTTTCAGCCATGTTGATGAAATTGACTAGAAAAAGACCCCCCTAGTGTCGGATTTGTGTTTCATAAGATAAATCCATGTGCATCTAGTATGATCATCAACGATAGTAAGAAAATATTTGGCACCTGAAATAGAAGGAATTTTATAACCACCCCAAATGTCAACATggattaaatcaaatgaagataTGGTAGTAATGGAACTTGAAGAAAATGGAAGTCTGGTTTGTTTTGCTAACGGACAAATACAACACTTGTCGTTAGAGAAAGAATTAACTTTAGGAAATAATGGAGAGACTTTGGTTGAGGGATGCCCAAGACGTTGATGCCAAAGGTTCGGGTTAGAATTTTTGGCATGGTTGCAGGTTCCTTTCTTGGCTTGGTCGAGAAAGTAGAGACCCTCCCGTTCAATTCCCGTCCCAATCATCTTCCCCGAACGTAGGTCCTGAATCACACAAAATTGGCTTAGAAAAATGGTGATGCAAGAAGAATCAAATGCTAGTTTGCTAAtggaaattaaattcaatcgaAAATATGGGACACATAAGAAATTATTAAGGATCAAATCAGGAGATAGATGAACTCTGCCTATGTGAGTTACTTGTGTTATTGATCCATTCGGTAATTCAACAGTGCGGCCATTAACCGGTCTTGAGTATGTGAGCAGATTTTGGTCATAAATCATATGATATGTGCACCCACTATCCAAAATCCATGTACTTCTGTTGCCATTAGAGAAGAGTGAAAAAGCTTTACCTGAGAGCTCATCATGAGTTGGACAGTTACTAACATGGTTGGCAGAGgatgttttggtttttaacATGCTGAGTATCTGTTTGCACTCGTCAGGTGTGAAAGGAAAATTCATCTCCTTCCTCTCATTTGTATGGGATGCAACTTGATTTCCCTTGGAAATCGCCATATTAAATTCAGCTTCAGTTACTGCTTTCTTCTTGCGACAATACTCGGCTGTATGTCCCTTCCAGCGGCAAAAAGTGCATCTGAGATGTGCACGACAATCCTTGGTGTTGTGATTTGTTCTATTGCATCTTGAGCATCTCTGTTCAGTTTCAGTCTCATGGCTTAAATTCTTTACGGCAAAGGCAGCAGCCTCTGGTTGAGCAGGACTTTTCCCAGTTGTCACTTCTGATTGTTTTTCATGACGAAGAACCAGTGAGTATGCCTTGTTGATTGTTGGTAATGGATCCTGCAACAGAGTGTTGCTATGAACACCCACATATGAATCACTAAGACCCATGAGAAATTTCATGGTTTTCTGTGTGTCCAGGTATGCAGCCATTTCCTTGACTGATCCACAAGTGCATGTTGGAAAGGTGCATAGTGCATCACGCTCATCCCATAAACCTTTCAGTTTTGTGAAGTAGGATCCCACAGACATGCTGCCCTGCACACAGTTGTGAATTTCATTCTCAATGTTAAATAACTGAACCACATTCACATGTGAGAATCTTTCCTTTAAATCAAGCCACATTTGTCTGGCATCCTTGCAGTTGATGACACTAGCTGCAATATCTTTGGACATAGATCCCAGCAACCAAGTTTTAACCAAACTGTTGCACCAATTCCATTGTTGATGCTCATCTGGTTTCTTCTCATCAGGCTCCTTCATTGAGCCATCTATAAATCCAATCTTGTTTTTAACTGTCAGAGCCATAGTCATTGATTGGCTCCATGTGCTGTAGTTGTCTTCAACCAAAGGTTGTGAACAGTGCCAGGTTGATCTGAATGGTGAAGGTAAAGCTGGTGATTGGGATGATCCCATCTTGCTCCTCAAGACATGCTTCCTTGGTTTTCGTCTCCCATGGAAGTTGGCTAAAgggtttatgttttattttgataccTAGATtaattgctctgataccatgaaaagAATGATATCTTTTGTATTGTGTTACAGAGTAAACAAAAGGTTACAATTTATAACTATGGCTTGATAAAAGAGCCTACATTAAAGCCTACGATCAGACCTAATTATCACAGAATAAGGAAACAAATAAGTGAAGATTCAATTACAGTATTTGACAGACTTGATTTCCTATTCTGTGATTGATTTCCTATGATGTGCTTGGTTTCCTTTAACATGCtatttgaagacaaatcaagtTTGATAAGTTTGCCTATATGTGAAGGAATGGACCCATAGAGCGAGTTATTGCGAAGGATAAGCACAGTCAAGTCAGGAAAGGAAGAGAATCTGAGACTATTAAGCGTACCTCTCAAACTAGAATCGGGCAGACTTATGTTGGTAACACTACCAGACTTGTCGCAACTGATTCCGAACCAGTTGCAAGGGCTGTCTCCAGCCCAAGAAGACAGGAGAGACTGGCTTTGGTTGTCAAGAGTGACTTTCCATTCTAGAAGAGCTTCCGCTTCCTTCCTTCCATTTGCTACTTCAGCAGCTCCAGTACTAGCCGAGTAAgcaaaagaagcaaagaaggaaGCATAAGcaagtaaggaaaaaaacaaaaaaggtgtGCATAAGAGAAAGATATGGGAAGCCATGGCCTTAGtggtttaatttcttaaaaaggaTGTATGAAATGATTAGCCCTGCATACGTATATATATGCAGGAATTCATTTGTCTTGGTCATGATCGAAGATTTCTTAAGAAGATAGACAGCTGCGTCTTAATTGGACGTCTTCCATTCTTGATTGGATGTCTTCGGGTTTCAGCTATGGACCTACAGTGATGTTTCCCATGAAATTTCAAGTGTGGAACAACATTCACGTCGTTAATGCTTTTGTTATATCCTTCTTCCTTTCTTTGGTCTCTTATCAATCAAATGAATCAAAACTTGTGCTTTCAAGTGTGAAACAACATTCCTTGGCCTGTTatgcttttgttatttttttttttatagaaacaatATTGGAATGACATTTATATCGaagttttctataatttaaaaacaataaaggtGCAATTAGGGGGCCATGCAAAGTGCAAAACCATGGCTAATACTTTTATTCGGTATTATtaaagttttctatttttttttatagtaatgaccttttaataaaaaacaaaactttgataaataaaatttaaatattttatgtgtcTTCCCACATagttatgatgtttttatttttgaaggttgtgattaataacaaatatagttattttttatttaaaattttattttattttatttattattattaaggttttctagttttcatgtctcaaaaaaaaaaaaagctttgttctcatgttattgctattattattggATGGtcaaaaaagaagctttactttttttcaattatgttcCCCAACAATGATCTTCCCTGCATACATTTATACATGGGACCCACAAGGCGGAAACTTCCTTgagcagggtttttttttaatttatgttgctTTCCATTCAACGTACTGCAAACCACATGcatacataataaaatttaaatcttgatacaaataaataaaaataaaaacaaatccctACCACAACTATACCATTACCTCATTTTGTTTGTCTTGGTCAATGGTCATGATCGAAAATTTCTTATGTGGACACGTAAAAAGAAGATAGACAGTTGCGTCTGAAGAGGTGTAGAATACTATGGTCTTCCATTCAATAATTGCGTGATAGGAGGAGCACGTGTATTtgtcataattaattattagaatatttatgTTGGGGTTTCAGCTATGGATCCATTAATTCTcggatgaatttttttttcttaatgaaatACAAGAGATGTATTATTTTGCACCATTATGTGCTTATATAATAAGATTATTATATTccatgattaaaaaagaaatacgaAACTCTGCATTGGGTGATCATCCTTCaagcatttttatattttttcttgttgtttctccTAGTTTTAATTTCATTGCTTGTGTTAAACAACAAATCTAACTCTATCTCTCTCCCGTAATTACCCGAATTATTTAGGTTTTTATCTATGATGTGAAATCCGAACTTTACAATTAATAATAGCTGGCTTGTACCCCACCATTCCATGACTCCTGATTATTATTAAGAGATGGAGACTATTTGTATACTGTCGGTCCTTGACTTGGATGTGAATAgcgtgtttatttttcttcatgttttttgaaaaaaatatttttttctaaaaaaaaaaaacaaggcattCTTGTTTCGAATAAGAAAcaagaatttattatttaatagatttttcCGTTTTAATATCTTAGAGAGCTTCTGCCTGTTTCCTTCCATTTGCTACTTCAGCTCCAGTAGCTGAGTAAGCAAAAGAAGTAAAGAAGGAAGCATAAGCaagtaaagaaataaacaacaaaaggtATGGATGAGAGCAAGATTTGGGAAGCCATGGCCTTGGTGGTTTACTTTCTCATGgaggatatataaaaaatgatttgccCTGCATGTGTATATAATTTCCTATGGGAATTCATTTGTTTTAACTGCCATTCTACAGCCATTGGTGAAAACAATCAGGCAGAAAATGGACTGCTCTGGcgcccttttcttcttctttttattttattattatttctttcttcttcttcttcttcttcttcttcttcacattAGGGCAAAAGAAATACTGTATAGGAGATCTATGACTGATAAATTGGCGTGTAGGTATTTTCAACACTCAACTTGTCAAGTGACTTGTTGGAGATTTTAATTGAGGTTTTTCTGTTAGTATATCTGCTATATAAACAGTCTTCAAATATTACTGAAGGGAGTGAATCATCACATCTTTCAATTCTGCCATGGAAAATGGCTTTGACAGTGGAAGCCATTGAATTATGAAGTCCTGTACGTCAAGTAATATTCGTTACCAATATATCTTTATAGATTTACTGGACATCTACCTCCAGAGTCGTGTCACAAGAAGTGAtgaagataaattcaacatagctaaaaaaaagctgtattttttagaaatagaaTATACCAAATGGTAAATTTAAGGTTTGTCCTAATTTCAAATTTGACACCTCTGCTTGTTAGAACCGCATACTTTCGGTCCCTACCATATCTCATACGAatctaatccttttttttttcttcagaaaaTGATGGCATAGAAATTGATGCAGCAAGTGACAATTATCAAATATCTTAccattgctatatattttgctaGGGTACCACTTGAGCTGTAAGCTCAGGCGTAGCATGGACTTGTAATTAGGGTTACCTGGATTATGACATCAAGTACTGAAAATAGTGGGGCTACCGTGGTGGCCATGGATCTGATTCACCTAATAAAATTCTATCTGCATGTGTATCATAAATGGCACAAGTCGAGGAGTGCTGATTCTACAGGCTGAGCAACCATATTCACAACATCTTGCTCTCGCAAAGGGcattaatttatatgattagGTGCAGCGCGACGAGGAACATAAGAACAAAGAATTATGACATTTACAGGGTGCAAAACTTGTCTGATTGACTAGGAGCTGATAATTTATCAACACTCCTGACCCTGCCATTTTCACCGTTTTGGGAAGATATGGGAAGCCATGGCCTTGGTGGTTTACTTTCTTAAGGAGGATGTATAAAATGACTAGCCCTGCATACGTATATATATGCAGGAATTCATTTGTCTTGGTCATGATCGAAGATTTCTTAAGAAGATAGACAGCTGCGTCTTAATTGGACGTCTTCCATTCTTGATTGGATGTCTTCGGGCTTCAGCTATGGTGATGTTTCCCATGAAATTTCAAGTGTGGAACAACATTCACGTCGTTAATGCTTTTGTTATACCCTTCTTCCTTTCTTTAGTCTCTTATCAATCAAATGAATCAAAACTTATGCTTTCAAGTGTGTTatgcttttgttatttttttttttatatatagaaacaatAATGGAATGACATTTACATATATTCAAGTCAATCACAAGTCATCCCACTCGAAGACTTCAGGATAGGgccattaatttaaaacaatgcaCTTAGGGGGCAATGCAAAAGTGCAAAAACCATGGCTAATACTTTATTCGGTATTATTAaaggtttcttttttatatatatagtataataacctttttaataaaacaaaacttttataaataaaatttaaacattttatgTGTACATAgttatgatattgtttttattttttgaaggttCTGACTAATAACaaatatagttatttttcatttaaggatttatttattttatttattattattaggctTTTCTCGTTTTCatgtctcaaaaaaaaaaaaaaagttttcttctCATGAGATGGTCAAAAAGAAGCTTTACTTGTTTTCAATTAAGTTCCCTGACAATGATCTTCCCTGCATACATTTATACATGGGAGCCACAAGGCGTAAACATCAAAGGATTCAGCTATCTTTAGACTTAATGGTCACTTCAGTTGACTCGTTGACCCAATAATAGAGTTTTATTAGATGAGTTGGTTGATTAGTTTGGATTATGTTTAAATTCAATTAGGTGATATAATTCGGTGTTATATTTAAttcttgtattaaaataattaaattatattatgaaattaattaatttaagtgtttaaattttgatttttttattgaggattgagattgaaaaatattcaaGTGATCAAGATGCATTGAcatgtggaaaaaaataaatcccataaataaattttaaaaaaattcaatttttttttataaaaatagctaccaagaataataataaaaaatacaaagtaaaCTAATCACACCAAAGtccaaaaactttgattttttttcatattaattccTCTATTTTTAGACAAATTAACTCACTTGCATCATCATTTACAAAAATCAAgtcatttcaaattttgatgcctcatttaacattaattattcCAAGAGTCAAGCATGTTAATTTACAacttttgttatatatatatttagcaaCTCAAACAAACGAATTTGCCTATTAATATGTTAAAGTTTACATAAGAAACTGTTAAGAatgaatatgtatttttattttatgaaaataaaatccacagaTAATt
The sequence above is drawn from the Populus alba chromosome 15, ASM523922v2, whole genome shotgun sequence genome and encodes:
- the LOC140954278 gene encoding uncharacterized protein — translated: MGSSQSPALPSPFRSTWHCSQPLVEDNYSTWSQSMTMALTVKNKIGFIDGSMKEPDEKKPDEHQQWNWCNSLVKTWLLGSMSKDIAASVINCKDARQMWLDLKERFSHVNVVQLFNIENEIHNCVQGSMSVGSYFTKLKGLWDERDALCTFPTCTCGSVKEMAAYLDTQKTMKFLMGLSDSYVGVHSNTLLQDPLPTINKAYSLVLRHEKQSEVTTGKSPAQPEAAAFAVKNLSHETETEQRCSRCNRTNHNTKDCRAHLRCTFCRWKGHTAEYCRKKKAVTEAEFNMAISKGNQVASHTNERKEMNFPFTPDECKQILSMLKTKTSSANHVSNCPTHDELSGPTFGEDDWDGN